In one window of uncultured Acetobacteroides sp. DNA:
- the dapF gene encoding diaminopimelate epimerase, which yields MILKFEKYQGAGNDFVIIDNRKGEFSPSIDTVEMLCDRNFGIGADGLMLLEKDDKHDFYMRYFNADGKESTMCGNGGRCISVFARSLGLGSAEKVEFNSIDGLHEAFFTEEDGEMLVKLKMIDVKEVEENDDYYFVNTGSPHYVAFVEDLENLDVYEEGQAIRNDPKFAPGGTNVNFVEIFDDEIFVRTYERGVEDETLACGTGSTAAAIAASLFLESDQNVWDVEVMGGNLQVSFDRKEDGTFENVWLTGPAEKVFEGTINVE from the coding sequence ATGATATTGAAGTTTGAAAAATACCAAGGAGCAGGCAATGACTTTGTTATTATAGACAACCGAAAGGGCGAGTTCTCGCCTAGCATTGACACTGTTGAAATGCTTTGCGACAGAAACTTTGGCATAGGTGCCGATGGGTTAATGCTTCTTGAAAAGGACGATAAGCATGATTTCTACATGCGCTACTTCAACGCAGATGGGAAGGAATCGACCATGTGCGGGAATGGAGGACGATGCATTTCCGTATTTGCCAGATCGCTTGGACTGGGCTCTGCTGAGAAGGTGGAGTTCAACAGCATCGATGGGTTGCACGAGGCATTTTTCACAGAAGAGGATGGAGAGATGCTCGTAAAGCTTAAGATGATTGATGTAAAAGAGGTTGAAGAGAACGACGACTACTACTTTGTCAATACAGGTTCGCCTCACTACGTTGCCTTTGTTGAGGATCTGGAGAATCTGGACGTCTACGAGGAGGGTCAGGCCATTCGCAACGATCCAAAGTTTGCGCCAGGCGGTACAAACGTAAACTTTGTTGAGATTTTTGACGACGAAATCTTTGTACGCACCTACGAACGTGGCGTTGAGGACGAAACTCTTGCCTGTGGAACAGGTTCAACGGCTGCCGCAATTGCAGCGTCCTTATTTCTCGAATCGGATCAGAACGTTTGGGACGTGGAGGTAATGGGAGGTAACCTACAGGTATCGTTCGACAGGAAAGAAGACGGGACCTTCGAGAATGTTTGGCTAACAGGTCCTGCAGAAAAAGTTTTTGAGGGCACAATCAACGTAGAATAG
- a CDS encoding DNA-directed RNA polymerase subunit omega has protein sequence MDYKKAGAASTTITRDSHKIDAPSGNLYESVVIISKRSNQISVEMKQELSRKLEEFATVSDNLEEVFENREQIEISKYYEKLPKPVLIATQEFLDGKVYFRLSGEEAKQ, from the coding sequence ATGGACTACAAGAAAGCCGGCGCAGCCAGCACAACAATTACCCGCGATTCGCATAAGATAGATGCCCCAAGTGGAAACCTATACGAATCGGTAGTTATTATCTCAAAGCGCTCCAACCAAATCTCGGTAGAGATGAAGCAAGAGTTAAGCCGTAAGCTCGAGGAGTTTGCCACCGTTTCGGATAATCTTGAAGAAGTATTCGAAAACCGCGAGCAAATTGAAATCTCGAAGTACTACGAAAAACTTCCAAAGCCAGTATTAATTGCAACTCAAGAGTTTCTTGATGGCAAAGTATACTTCCGTCTTAGCGGAGAAGAAGCAAAACAATAA
- the bamD gene encoding outer membrane protein assembly factor BamD: MRRKYEVIFIVSVIAVLFSSCGGFDKLLKSNDYELKYKKAIEYMNKKDFYRASQLLEQITTVYQGTVRDDSVNYFMAKCYFGMEDYEAAATLFDTFRNKFPRSVFTEESEFLYAYSFYKQSPRIELDQTSTSNAIVQMQEFCYKYAKSPKADEAKKIIKEMRDKLMEKSYLSSKLYFDMGGEYYKAAIVALKRAINEFPDSKYHEEQLYMVVKASYEYANNSIPEKKRERFQEMVDNYYTLIAEYPETKYKKEVEEMLSVANKIVKN, encoded by the coding sequence ATGAGAAGAAAGTACGAAGTCATTTTTATAGTATCGGTAATTGCAGTGCTTTTCAGCAGCTGTGGCGGATTCGACAAGCTACTCAAAAGCAACGACTACGAGCTCAAGTACAAAAAGGCTATTGAGTACATGAACAAGAAGGACTTCTACCGAGCCTCGCAGCTTCTCGAACAGATAACCACCGTTTACCAAGGAACGGTTCGCGACGACTCGGTTAACTATTTCATGGCAAAGTGCTACTTTGGGATGGAAGACTACGAAGCAGCCGCAACCCTTTTCGACACGTTCCGAAATAAGTTTCCACGAAGCGTCTTCACCGAGGAGTCCGAGTTCCTCTACGCCTACAGCTTTTACAAGCAATCGCCTCGTATAGAGCTCGACCAAACATCTACCAGCAACGCAATTGTTCAGATGCAGGAGTTCTGCTACAAATATGCCAAGAGCCCCAAAGCCGATGAGGCTAAGAAAATCATCAAGGAAATGAGGGACAAATTGATGGAGAAGTCGTACCTTAGCTCGAAGTTATACTTCGACATGGGAGGCGAGTACTACAAGGCAGCCATAGTTGCTTTGAAGCGCGCCATCAACGAATTCCCCGACTCGAAGTATCACGAAGAGCAGCTGTACATGGTCGTAAAAGCCTCCTACGAATACGCGAACAACAGTATTCCAGAGAAGAAGAGGGAGCGATTCCAGGAAATGGTAGACAACTACTACACCTTAATCGCAGAATACCCAGAGACCAAGTACAAGAAAGAGGTTGAGGAGATGCTCAGCGTAGCAAACAAAATTGTTAAGAACTAA
- the recN gene encoding DNA repair protein RecN, translating to MLQSLSVENYALIDKLNIEFKQGLNIITGETGAGKSILLGALGLILGQRADTSTLKNPEKSCIIEGIFNIEKMNLAKFFEGNDIEYDKQAAIRRLITPSGKSRAFINDTPVNLTTLRDFGLMLIDIHSQHETLLISNHNFQMNVLDVAAGNNALLLQYQQTFASYKKEDKKLQDLIEEQNKSAADFDYYTFQYQQLADANLAEEEQEALEEEEKELSNAETIKTELQFCSEAISESDMAIIHTLKSCQQSVRRIKDVFHKSESILERLDSISIEIKDISDEIINFNEKIEINPERLRQVKERLDLLYTLQQKHRVSSVAELLSLRDEFESKLSLIANFDEQIEKQRMLTSALHAETKALAIQLSEKRKSVTEQIHNYIEHQLSELGMPHAKVQIDINETELTNTGIDKVEFLFSANKLLPLQSVAKVASGGEMSRLMLSIKTLLAKKGDLPTIIFDEIDTGVSGEVADKMGSIIKDVSQSIQVINITHLPQIASKGDYHFFVYKETGDAATSTQIKLLNAQERISEIAKMLSGKNITDAAIKNAKALLNN from the coding sequence ATGCTCCAATCGTTATCCGTAGAGAATTATGCCCTTATTGACAAACTCAATATCGAGTTTAAACAGGGCTTGAACATCATCACCGGCGAAACTGGTGCTGGAAAATCTATTCTACTAGGCGCTCTTGGACTTATATTGGGTCAACGAGCCGACACCTCAACGCTAAAGAATCCCGAAAAGAGCTGCATCATAGAAGGCATCTTTAATATAGAAAAGATGAATCTTGCTAAGTTTTTTGAGGGAAACGACATAGAATACGACAAGCAAGCAGCTATTCGAAGGCTGATAACGCCAAGCGGCAAGTCGCGCGCCTTCATCAACGACACTCCTGTAAACCTTACTACCCTACGAGATTTCGGGTTAATGCTCATCGACATTCACTCACAGCACGAAACGCTGCTTATCTCCAACCATAATTTTCAGATGAATGTATTGGATGTAGCAGCCGGGAACAACGCGCTACTGCTTCAATACCAGCAAACCTTTGCTTCGTATAAGAAGGAGGATAAAAAACTACAAGACCTCATCGAAGAGCAAAATAAGTCTGCCGCCGACTTCGACTACTACACCTTCCAGTACCAGCAGCTTGCTGATGCTAACCTTGCGGAAGAAGAACAGGAAGCACTCGAGGAAGAGGAAAAGGAGCTATCTAATGCTGAAACTATAAAAACAGAACTTCAATTTTGCAGCGAAGCCATTTCCGAATCGGACATGGCAATCATCCATACGCTAAAAAGTTGTCAGCAATCGGTTAGACGCATCAAAGATGTTTTCCACAAATCGGAATCTATTTTAGAAAGACTTGACAGCATCTCTATCGAGATAAAAGACATCAGCGATGAGATTATAAACTTCAACGAAAAGATTGAGATAAATCCAGAAAGGCTGCGCCAAGTAAAAGAAAGACTTGACTTGCTATACACCCTACAGCAAAAGCACCGCGTTTCCTCGGTTGCTGAACTATTATCTCTTCGCGACGAATTCGAATCAAAACTTTCGCTCATAGCCAACTTCGACGAACAGATTGAAAAACAGCGTATGCTTACAAGCGCATTACATGCTGAAACAAAAGCGCTAGCAATTCAACTGTCGGAAAAGAGAAAAAGTGTAACCGAGCAAATTCACAACTACATAGAGCATCAACTTAGTGAGTTAGGAATGCCCCATGCTAAAGTTCAAATAGATATCAACGAAACTGAGTTAACCAACACCGGTATAGACAAGGTAGAATTTCTATTTTCTGCCAACAAATTACTCCCGCTTCAAAGCGTTGCAAAGGTTGCCTCTGGTGGAGAAATGTCACGTCTAATGCTTAGCATCAAAACACTACTTGCAAAGAAAGGCGACTTGCCCACCATTATATTTGATGAGATTGACACTGGAGTTTCGGGCGAAGTTGCCGATAAAATGGGCTCCATCATAAAGGATGTGTCGCAAAGCATTCAGGTAATCAACATAACCCACCTTCCTCAAATTGCCAGCAAAGGCGATTACCACTTCTTTGTATATAAAGAAACAGGAGACGCTGCTACATCAACTCAAATTAAGCTACTCAACGCTCAGGAGCGTATTAGCGAAATTGCTAAAATGCTCAGCGGCAAAAATATCACCGATGCAGCCATCAAAAATGCTAAAGCACTCTTAAATAACTAG
- a CDS encoding aminotransferase class I/II-fold pyridoxal phosphate-dependent enzyme: MVDIFERIRKNRGPIGKYEKEGHGYYAFPKLEGEIGPHMIFRGKPVLNWSLNNYIGLANHPEVRKADADAAAVYGMAYPMGARMMSGQTTKHEELEQRLAQFEKKEDAYLLNFGYQGMVSIIDCLAGRNDVVVYDSEAHACIIDGLRLSPAKRFVYGHNDMDSLEKQLQHATSYADKTGGGILVITEGVFGMAGDLGYIPGIVEKKARFSFRLLVDDAHGFGTMGKTGAGIGEHFNAQDQIDLYFSTFAKSMAGIGGFVAGDADIINFLRYNLRSQIFAKSLPMPMVFGALKRLDLLQTRPELKNNLWEIVGALQSGLKKEGFDIGVTQSPVTPVYMHGEVPEATNLVLDLRENYGIFCSIVVYPVIPKGQILLRLIPTAVHTHEDVERTIKAFSACREKLAAGKYVGEAVVQPK; encoded by the coding sequence ATCGTGGACATATTTGAGAGGATAAGGAAAAACCGCGGTCCTATTGGTAAGTACGAGAAAGAGGGGCACGGTTACTACGCTTTCCCAAAGCTAGAGGGCGAAATTGGCCCTCACATGATTTTCCGTGGCAAGCCTGTGCTTAACTGGAGCCTTAACAACTACATCGGATTGGCCAATCACCCAGAAGTACGCAAGGCGGATGCCGATGCGGCTGCTGTATACGGCATGGCCTACCCTATGGGGGCACGAATGATGTCGGGACAAACCACCAAGCACGAGGAACTGGAGCAGCGCCTAGCGCAGTTCGAGAAAAAGGAAGATGCCTACCTGCTCAACTTTGGATACCAAGGGATGGTTTCCATCATCGACTGCCTTGCTGGCCGTAACGATGTTGTGGTGTACGACTCGGAGGCGCACGCCTGCATCATCGATGGCCTTCGCCTATCGCCTGCCAAGCGCTTCGTGTACGGACATAACGATATGGATAGCCTGGAGAAGCAGCTACAGCATGCCACCAGCTACGCCGACAAAACGGGCGGCGGTATCTTGGTCATCACCGAAGGGGTATTCGGTATGGCTGGCGACCTTGGCTACATCCCCGGTATTGTTGAAAAGAAGGCTCGCTTTAGCTTCCGCCTGCTGGTTGACGATGCGCACGGCTTTGGCACCATGGGTAAGACGGGTGCTGGTATCGGCGAACACTTTAACGCGCAAGACCAAATCGACCTATACTTCTCGACCTTCGCTAAGTCGATGGCTGGTATTGGCGGTTTTGTTGCCGGTGATGCTGATATCATCAACTTCCTTCGCTACAACCTTCGCTCGCAGATATTCGCCAAGTCGCTTCCAATGCCTATGGTATTTGGTGCGCTGAAGCGTCTGGATCTTCTTCAAACCCGTCCGGAGCTGAAGAACAACCTTTGGGAGATTGTTGGCGCGCTTCAGTCGGGCCTCAAGAAGGAGGGATTCGATATTGGCGTTACCCAATCGCCGGTAACCCCTGTTTACATGCACGGCGAGGTGCCAGAAGCAACTAACCTGGTGCTCGACCTGCGCGAGAACTACGGCATCTTCTGCTCCATTGTGGTGTATCCGGTTATTCCTAAGGGGCAAATCTTGCTGCGCCTTATCCCAACTGCCGTTCATACGCACGAGGATGTTGAGCGTACCATTAAGGCTTTCTCCGCCTGCCGCGAGAAGCTGGCCGCCGGCAAGTACGTTGGCGAGGCCGTTGTTCAGCCAAAGTAA
- a CDS encoding DUF4835 family protein, which translates to MKKLLLLALVLLAGRLTEAQDLRCNISVNASQIQGTYRQVFQTMQTDLYEFMNNRSWSNNVYSTDERIECNFLLNITEQVGPNEYKGTLQVQARRPVFGSSYTTVLFNFNDNDVQFSYQEFNKLEFNENSYGSALTSLLAYYTYIVIGLDYDSFSTKGGTEFFKKAEKIVSNAQTAPEKGWKSFESSRKNRYWLVENLLNPKYSQVRSAIYMYHRLGLDQMASKVAEGRDEITNSLLSIQKVFRDKPDPNLFLLKIFFDAKSDEIVNVYSEAYASEKQRVYQILAEIDQANDPKYKKITEEKKTN; encoded by the coding sequence ATGAAAAAGTTGCTTCTTCTTGCACTTGTTCTTCTTGCTGGTAGACTTACCGAAGCTCAGGATCTGAGATGCAATATTTCGGTAAACGCATCTCAAATACAGGGAACTTATCGGCAAGTTTTTCAGACAATGCAAACCGATCTCTACGAGTTTATGAACAACCGCTCGTGGAGCAACAACGTGTACTCAACGGATGAGCGCATCGAATGCAACTTTCTTCTTAACATCACCGAACAAGTTGGTCCGAACGAGTATAAAGGAACACTTCAGGTACAGGCACGCCGACCTGTTTTTGGCTCCTCATACACCACTGTACTCTTCAACTTCAACGACAACGATGTTCAGTTTAGCTACCAAGAGTTTAATAAGCTTGAATTCAACGAAAACTCGTATGGTTCTGCGCTAACATCGCTTCTCGCCTACTACACCTACATCGTTATTGGCCTCGACTACGACTCATTTTCGACAAAGGGCGGCACTGAGTTCTTCAAAAAGGCAGAAAAGATTGTTAGCAATGCGCAAACAGCTCCCGAAAAAGGATGGAAATCCTTCGAATCATCACGAAAAAACCGTTATTGGCTGGTAGAAAACCTGCTCAACCCCAAGTATTCGCAGGTACGAAGCGCCATTTATATGTACCATCGCCTAGGTCTCGACCAAATGGCATCAAAAGTTGCAGAGGGGCGAGACGAAATCACCAACAGTTTGCTCAGCATCCAGAAGGTGTTTCGAGATAAGCCAGACCCCAACTTATTTCTTCTTAAAATATTCTTTGATGCCAAATCGGACGAAATTGTGAATGTATACTCAGAGGCATACGCATCGGAAAAGCAACGGGTTTACCAAATACTTGCTGAGATAGATCAAGCCAACGACCCTAAGTACAAAAAAATCACAGAAGAGAAAAAGACAAACTAA
- a CDS encoding RNA polymerase sigma factor RpoD/SigA, with translation MRQLKITKSITNRESASLDKYLQEIGKEELITVEEEVELAQRIKKGDQVALEKLTRANLRFVVSVAKQYQNQGLSLPDLINEGNLGLIKAAEKFDETRGFKFISYAVWWIRQSILQALAEQSRIVRLPLNQVGSLNKINKAFAKFEQENERTPSPEELADALDLPKEKVSDTLRVAGRHVSVDAPFVDGEDNSLLDVLVNPDSPNADRSLINESLVKEIERALSTLTDRERDIIRLFFGIGCSEMTLEEIGEKFGLTRERVRQIKEKAIRRLRHSTRSKHLKSFLG, from the coding sequence ATGAGACAGCTTAAAATCACCAAATCGATTACCAACAGAGAGAGCGCATCTCTTGACAAGTACCTACAGGAAATTGGCAAGGAGGAACTTATTACTGTTGAAGAAGAGGTTGAATTGGCACAACGAATCAAAAAAGGCGATCAGGTAGCCCTCGAAAAGCTTACCCGCGCTAACCTTCGTTTCGTGGTGTCGGTAGCAAAGCAGTATCAAAATCAAGGGTTGAGCCTACCTGACCTTATCAATGAGGGTAACCTCGGTTTGATTAAGGCTGCTGAGAAGTTTGATGAAACCCGTGGTTTTAAATTCATCTCTTATGCGGTTTGGTGGATTCGTCAATCAATCCTTCAGGCTTTAGCTGAGCAGTCGCGTATTGTACGTCTTCCACTTAACCAGGTGGGATCGCTTAACAAGATCAACAAGGCGTTTGCAAAATTTGAGCAGGAAAACGAGCGTACTCCATCACCAGAGGAATTGGCTGATGCACTTGATCTTCCAAAAGAAAAGGTGTCGGATACTCTTCGCGTTGCTGGTCGCCACGTATCGGTGGATGCTCCATTCGTCGATGGAGAGGACAACAGCCTTTTGGACGTGCTTGTTAATCCTGATTCGCCAAATGCAGACCGTAGCCTAATTAACGAGTCGTTGGTTAAGGAAATTGAGCGTGCATTGTCGACTTTAACTGATAGGGAACGTGATATTATCCGCCTATTCTTTGGTATCGGTTGCAGCGAAATGACACTTGAAGAGATTGGAGAGAAGTTTGGTCTTACACGTGAACGTGTTCGTCAGATTAAAGAAAAAGCAATTCGCCGTCTTCGTCACAGCACTCGCAGTAAGCACCTTAAAAGCTTCCTTGGCTAG
- a CDS encoding SDR family oxidoreductase, with translation MSYNLLKGKRGIIFGALNDKSIAWKVAEKAHEEGAIFVLTNTPVALRLGELDELAKKTGSTVIPADATNVKDLEKLIAESMEILGGKLDFVLHSIGMSPNVRKGKTYDDLDYDYLQKTLDISAISFHKVIQTCRKLDAMNEWGSIVAYSYVAAQRTLYGYNDMADAKALLESIARSFGYIYGREKHVRINTISQSPTMTTAGGGIMGFDGLMDFSDRMSPLGNATAEECADYTIALFSDLTRKVTMQNLLHDGGFSSMGMSARAMAMYNKSLEIEYTDIENKAKTKKAK, from the coding sequence ATGTCATACAACCTACTTAAAGGCAAAAGAGGAATCATTTTCGGAGCATTAAATGACAAATCTATTGCGTGGAAAGTTGCTGAAAAGGCACATGAAGAAGGTGCTATATTTGTTTTAACAAACACTCCTGTAGCTCTTCGATTAGGAGAACTTGATGAGTTGGCAAAAAAAACCGGATCTACTGTTATTCCTGCCGATGCAACTAATGTAAAAGACCTTGAGAAACTTATTGCAGAATCAATGGAAATTCTTGGAGGGAAACTCGACTTTGTTCTTCACTCCATTGGAATGTCTCCAAACGTTCGCAAAGGAAAAACTTACGACGATCTCGACTACGACTATCTTCAAAAAACGCTCGACATATCTGCCATCTCATTTCATAAAGTCATTCAGACTTGCCGCAAACTCGACGCCATGAACGAGTGGGGATCAATCGTTGCCTACTCGTACGTTGCCGCACAGCGCACCTTATACGGTTACAATGACATGGCTGATGCAAAAGCACTCCTCGAATCTATTGCCCGCAGCTTTGGATATATCTATGGTCGCGAAAAGCATGTTCGCATCAACACCATTTCACAATCGCCTACCATGACAACTGCCGGAGGTGGAATCATGGGTTTCGATGGCTTGATGGACTTTTCCGATAGGATGTCACCCCTTGGCAACGCTACGGCTGAAGAGTGTGCCGACTACACCATTGCCCTTTTCTCTGATTTAACCCGTAAGGTAACCATGCAAAACCTACTCCACGATGGTGGTTTCTCGAGCATGGGTATGAGCGCACGCGCAATGGCTATGTACAATAAAAGTCTCGAGATTGAGTACACCGATATTGAGAATAAGGCTAAAACTAAGAAAGCAAAGTAA
- the coaBC gene encoding bifunctional phosphopantothenoylcysteine decarboxylase/phosphopantothenate--cysteine ligase CoaBC encodes MPSVLKDKHIIIGITGSIAAYKAAILIRLLVKAGAEVKVIMTPMAKQFITPLTLATLAKNPILVDFYNPENGDWNSHVDLGMWADLYLIAPASANTIGKMANGIADNLLLTTYLSAKCPVCVAPAMDLDMYAHPANLKNLETLKTYGNKIIEPASGELASGLMGKGRMEEPEAIVKYIEDFFFQPLELSGKHFLVTAGPTYEAIDPVRFIGNWSSGKMGYALAEELANRGANVTLVSGPTNLSTTHPNINRINVISADQMYQKSIEVFPNTSGAIMCAAVADYRPDSYSDVKIKRKSDDLTINLTPNKDIAAELGRMKTAKQVLVGFALETNEEEQNSIKKLKSKNLDFIVLNSLRDKGAGFNHDTNKISIIFKDGKVEHFELKSKAEVAQDIVSQIVRFF; translated from the coding sequence ATGCCTTCAGTTCTTAAGGACAAGCACATAATTATCGGTATTACCGGCAGTATAGCAGCCTACAAAGCTGCTATACTTATTAGGTTACTAGTTAAAGCAGGCGCCGAGGTAAAGGTGATAATGACCCCTATGGCCAAGCAATTCATCACCCCTCTTACCCTTGCAACACTTGCCAAAAATCCAATTTTGGTCGACTTCTACAATCCCGAAAATGGGGACTGGAATAGCCATGTCGACTTGGGCATGTGGGCCGATCTATACCTAATAGCCCCAGCATCGGCCAATACCATTGGAAAGATGGCCAACGGCATTGCCGACAACTTGCTTCTGACCACCTACCTCTCTGCAAAATGTCCTGTTTGCGTTGCTCCAGCAATGGATCTCGACATGTATGCACATCCAGCCAACCTCAAAAATCTCGAAACCCTAAAGACCTACGGCAACAAGATTATTGAACCAGCATCAGGCGAGCTAGCCAGCGGATTAATGGGCAAGGGCAGAATGGAGGAACCTGAGGCAATCGTCAAGTATATCGAAGATTTTTTTTTTCAACCGCTAGAGCTTAGCGGTAAGCATTTCCTAGTTACAGCAGGCCCCACCTACGAAGCCATCGACCCTGTAAGGTTTATTGGCAACTGGTCGTCAGGGAAAATGGGATATGCATTGGCAGAAGAACTGGCAAACAGAGGTGCTAACGTAACGCTTGTTAGCGGTCCAACCAACCTCTCCACGACTCATCCCAACATCAATCGAATTAACGTTATTAGCGCCGACCAAATGTACCAAAAGAGCATCGAAGTGTTTCCAAACACAAGCGGTGCGATAATGTGTGCTGCTGTAGCCGACTACCGCCCCGACAGCTACTCCGATGTAAAAATCAAACGCAAAAGCGACGATTTAACCATCAATCTCACCCCCAACAAGGACATTGCTGCCGAACTTGGCAGAATGAAAACAGCCAAACAGGTACTCGTTGGCTTTGCCCTCGAGACCAACGAGGAAGAGCAAAATTCAATCAAAAAATTGAAGAGCAAAAACCTTGATTTCATCGTTTTAAATTCTTTACGCGATAAAGGTGCGGGATTTAATCACGACACCAATAAAATTTCAATTATCTTCAAAGACGGAAAAGTTGAGCATTTTGAACTAAAATCAAAGGCTGAAGTTGCTCAAGACATCGTGAGTCAGATCGTTCGTTTCTTTTAA
- a CDS encoding Do family serine endopeptidase: MRKENLVAIVAAALLGGAVSSILAITIMQKRFVTTQDLMNPQLSLVSNQAGNSAGGGADFTYAAEQSVNSVVHVKTYSSEVEQADPFFEFFFGQPTPRQRQDQPVPRGAGSGVIVSKDGYIVTNNHVVDGAEKVMVTLNDKRSFEAKVVGTDPNSDIALLKINQTDLPFMRIGDSDNLRIGEWVIAVGNPFNLTSTVTAGIVSAKGRNLPVREDMNQYQVESFIQTDAVVNPGNSGGALVNTKGELIGINTAIYTQNGVFNGYSFAIPASIVKKVIYDLMEYGAVQRGFLGISMSDITSDNAEKLGLKNLLSGVYVAEVTAGGGAAAAGIQKGDVVESINGMNVNSIAQLQEQVARYRPGDNVDISLIRDGKVKHFKVTLRKTSSGDNQEIAVKGSFTAMGATYANVSPQLKNSLMLKGGVQIVELENGKLKSQGIRKGLIILRINRQPISSVEDLAEIFANAQQRQVITIEGVYPNGLQALYSIGI, translated from the coding sequence ATGAGAAAAGAAAATTTGGTTGCAATTGTTGCAGCAGCATTGCTAGGTGGTGCCGTTTCGTCAATTTTGGCAATTACCATTATGCAAAAGAGATTTGTTACCACACAAGATTTGATGAATCCTCAGCTAAGTCTGGTTAGCAATCAGGCTGGTAATTCAGCAGGAGGAGGTGCCGATTTTACCTATGCTGCCGAACAATCTGTAAACAGCGTGGTACACGTTAAAACCTACTCCTCGGAGGTTGAACAAGCTGATCCGTTTTTTGAATTCTTTTTTGGACAACCAACTCCTCGTCAACGCCAAGATCAGCCAGTCCCAAGGGGGGCTGGATCTGGGGTTATTGTTTCAAAGGATGGCTACATCGTTACCAATAACCACGTTGTTGATGGTGCAGAAAAGGTGATGGTAACCCTAAACGATAAGCGTTCCTTCGAGGCAAAAGTTGTCGGAACAGATCCTAATTCCGATATCGCTCTGCTAAAGATTAATCAAACTGACTTACCCTTTATGCGCATAGGCGATTCCGACAATCTTCGTATTGGAGAATGGGTAATAGCCGTTGGTAACCCATTCAACCTAACCTCTACGGTTACCGCTGGAATTGTAAGTGCTAAGGGTAGGAATCTTCCTGTTCGCGAAGATATGAACCAGTACCAGGTTGAGTCGTTCATTCAAACTGATGCGGTTGTAAATCCAGGAAATTCTGGCGGGGCTTTGGTAAATACCAAAGGAGAACTAATTGGTATCAATACGGCAATTTACACACAAAACGGAGTGTTTAACGGATATTCGTTTGCAATTCCTGCCAGCATTGTAAAGAAAGTGATATACGACCTAATGGAGTATGGTGCTGTTCAAAGAGGATTTCTGGGAATTTCGATGAGCGATATAACTTCAGACAATGCGGAAAAGCTAGGATTAAAGAATCTTCTTTCTGGTGTTTACGTTGCTGAGGTTACTGCTGGTGGTGGTGCAGCCGCGGCTGGCATTCAAAAAGGGGATGTGGTTGAGTCTATTAATGGGATGAATGTTAATTCGATAGCGCAGCTGCAGGAGCAGGTCGCCCGTTATCGTCCTGGTGATAATGTAGATATTTCGCTAATTCGTGATGGTAAAGTGAAACATTTTAAGGTTACTTTACGTAAAACATCAAGTGGTGACAATCAAGAGATAGCCGTTAAAGGCAGTTTTACTGCGATGGGTGCCACGTATGCCAATGTTAGTCCCCAATTAAAGAATAGCTTAATGCTTAAGGGAGGAGTTCAGATCGTTGAATTAGAGAATGGGAAGTTAAAGTCTCAAGGCATCCGAAAAGGGCTAATAATACTACGTATAAACCGACAACCAATTAGCAGTGTGGAGGATCTGGCTGAAATCTTTGCTAATGCTCAACAGCGACAGGTTATAACTATAGAAGGAGTCTATCCAAATGGGCTGCAGGCTTTGTACAGTATAGGCATTTAA